The Niallia alba genome includes a window with the following:
- the pta gene encoding phosphate acetyltransferase, translating into MSDLFTGLKEKVTGQNVKIVFPEALDERILKAAGRLAEDKVLIPVLIGDIEEVQAKAKNLGVSLENAEIYDPKKYAQFDALVASFVERRKGKVTEEDARKILLDENYFGTMLVYANQADGLVSGAIHSTADTVRPALQIIKTKQGVKKTSGVFIMVREDEKYVFADCAINITPDSQDLAEIAVESAKTARMFDIDPRVAMLSFSTKGSAKSPETEKVEGALAEAKLRDPLLVIDGEFQFDAAFVPSVAKQKAPDSPIQGDANVFVFPSLEAGNIGYKIAQRLGNFEAVGPILQGLNAPVNDLSRGCNEEDVYKLALITAGQSLAK; encoded by the coding sequence ATGAGTGATTTATTTACAGGTTTAAAAGAAAAAGTAACTGGCCAAAACGTAAAGATCGTTTTCCCAGAAGCATTAGATGAGAGAATTTTAAAAGCTGCTGGTCGTTTAGCAGAAGATAAAGTGTTAATTCCTGTTTTAATTGGGGACATAGAAGAAGTTCAAGCAAAAGCAAAAAATCTAGGTGTTTCTTTAGAAAATGCAGAAATTTATGATCCAAAGAAATATGCTCAATTTGATGCATTAGTTGCTTCTTTTGTTGAAAGACGTAAAGGAAAAGTAACAGAAGAAGATGCACGTAAAATCCTTTTAGATGAAAACTATTTTGGAACAATGCTTGTTTATGCTAACCAAGCAGATGGTCTAGTAAGTGGTGCGATTCATTCAACAGCTGACACTGTTCGTCCGGCTTTACAAATTATTAAAACAAAACAAGGTGTTAAGAAGACTTCTGGTGTATTCATCATGGTTCGTGAAGATGAAAAATATGTATTTGCAGACTGTGCAATCAATATTACTCCAGACAGCCAAGATTTGGCAGAAATTGCTGTGGAAAGTGCGAAAACAGCAAGAATGTTTGACATTGACCCACGCGTTGCAATGTTAAGCTTCTCAACTAAAGGTTCTGCAAAATCACCAGAAACAGAAAAAGTAGAAGGTGCATTAGCTGAAGCAAAACTAAGAGACCCATTATTAGTAATTGATGGTGAATTCCAATTTGATGCTGCATTTGTTCCATCTGTAGCGAAACAAAAAGCTCCAGATTCTCCAATTCAAGGAGATGCAAATGTATTTGTATTCCCAAGTCTAGAGGCTGGTAATATCGGTTATAAAATTGCACAAAGATTAGGTAACTTTGAAGCAGTCGGACCAATCCTTCAAGGCTTAAATGCTCCAGTAAACGACCTTTCTCGTGGATGTAACGAAGAAGATGTTTATAAATTAGCATTAATTACTGCAGGACAAAGCTTAGCAAAATAA
- the hemQ gene encoding hydrogen peroxide-dependent heme synthase, whose amino-acid sequence MSEAAKTLDGWYCLHDFRTVDWTTWKMLPNDERQEAINEFLGLLEKWNVVQENNSGSHALYTIVGQKADFMMMILRPTMEELQQLETEFNKTKLAEFTIPAHSYVSVVELSNYLPSDSDQDPYENPYVKSRLYPILPESSYVCFYPMDKRRQGEDNWYMLPMEDRINLMRSHGMIGRQYAGKVKQIITGSVGFDDYEWGVTLFSDDVLQFKKLVYEMRFDEVSARYGEFGSFFVGTILKQEAITNFLHVN is encoded by the coding sequence ATGAGTGAAGCAGCAAAAACATTAGATGGTTGGTATTGCCTGCATGATTTCCGAACAGTAGATTGGACTACATGGAAAATGTTACCTAACGATGAAAGACAAGAGGCAATCAATGAATTTCTAGGTTTATTGGAAAAATGGAATGTTGTTCAAGAAAACAATAGCGGCAGCCATGCCCTATATACAATTGTTGGACAAAAAGCGGACTTCATGATGATGATTCTCCGTCCAACTATGGAAGAATTACAACAACTAGAAACAGAATTCAACAAAACAAAATTAGCTGAGTTTACTATTCCAGCTCATTCCTATGTTTCTGTTGTAGAATTAAGTAATTATCTTCCTTCTGATTCAGATCAAGATCCATATGAAAATCCATATGTAAAATCTAGATTATACCCAATCCTTCCAGAATCCAGTTATGTGTGCTTCTATCCAATGGATAAACGCCGCCAAGGAGAAGACAACTGGTATATGCTTCCTATGGAAGACCGCATAAACTTAATGCGTAGCCATGGCATGATTGGCCGCCAATACGCTGGAAAGGTAAAACAGATTATTACAGGATCTGTTGGTTTTGATGATTATGAATGGGGCGTAACCTTATTCTCAGATGATGTGCTCCAATTCAAAAAATTAGTATATGAAATGCGTTTTGATGAAGTAAGCGCACGCTATGGTGAATTTGGTTCTTTCTTTGTAGGCACCATTCTTAAACAAGAGGCAATCACTAACTTTTTACATGTAAACTAA
- the gerQ gene encoding spore coat protein GerQ, translated as MSQSNYGNYGYPQGYGTYPGQIPTYGNQQVYQPQTPIQQGVPTPTPTPAPTPSPTPTTLPGQLPLEASYIENILRLNKGKIATVYATFENNREWNAKIFKGIVEAAGRDHLILSDPQTGIRYLLPMLYIDYVTFDEEIEYEYPYGVAAPNLTTYPPR; from the coding sequence ATGAGTCAATCAAATTATGGAAACTACGGTTATCCACAAGGATACGGGACTTACCCCGGGCAAATTCCTACCTATGGAAATCAGCAAGTGTATCAGCCACAAACACCAATACAACAAGGGGTCCCTACTCCTACACCTACACCAGCGCCTACACCAAGCCCAACACCTACTACACTGCCAGGACAGCTGCCACTTGAAGCATCATATATCGAGAATATTTTACGTCTTAACAAAGGAAAAATCGCAACCGTATATGCAACATTTGAAAACAATAGAGAATGGAATGCTAAAATCTTTAAAGGCATTGTTGAAGCAGCAGGGCGTGACCATCTTATTTTAAGCGACCCGCAAACTGGAATTCGTTATTTACTGCCTATGCTATATATCGATTATGTTACTTTTGATGAAGAGATTGAGTATGAGTATCCGTATGGCGTTGCAGCACCAAACTTGACTACATATCCACCTAGATAA
- a CDS encoding DUF423 domain-containing protein, translating into MKAFIIIGAINALLSVGLGAFGAHGLEGKIPEKYLETWKTGVTYQMFHSTGLILIGLLLGKFPESSLLNWAGWLMLIGIILFAGSLYILAVTQIKILGAITPIGGVAFLTAWLLIIIAAWKWM; encoded by the coding sequence ATGAAAGCTTTTATCATTATCGGAGCAATTAATGCTCTATTATCTGTAGGTTTAGGAGCATTCGGTGCCCATGGGTTAGAAGGGAAAATACCAGAAAAATATCTTGAAACGTGGAAAACAGGTGTTACTTATCAAATGTTCCATAGTACGGGATTAATTCTAATCGGTTTACTCTTAGGGAAATTTCCAGAAAGCAGTTTGTTGAATTGGGCAGGATGGCTAATGTTAATTGGAATTATCCTATTTGCAGGAAGTTTATACATATTGGCCGTTACCCAAATCAAAATACTAGGAGCTATTACACCAATAGGTGGAGTAGCATTTTTGACAGCGTGGTTATTAATTATTATCGCTGCTTGGAAATGGATGTAA
- a CDS encoding YwdI family protein gives MNISIQQLLAKIEDQLAEAKTSNSDARIRERVYAIKSLCELVLEQEGIQGVTYQQPVQQPTFQAVQAPLTIPKQTIQTQTNKIKMEEGNGDSLFDF, from the coding sequence ATGAATATCTCTATACAACAATTATTAGCTAAGATAGAAGATCAGTTAGCAGAAGCTAAAACAAGCAATTCCGATGCAAGAATAAGAGAAAGAGTCTACGCGATTAAATCCTTATGTGAGTTGGTTTTAGAACAGGAAGGAATACAAGGCGTAACCTATCAGCAACCCGTTCAGCAACCAACCTTCCAAGCTGTTCAAGCGCCATTAACCATTCCAAAACAAACCATACAGACACAAACAAATAAAATAAAAATGGAAGAAGGAAATGGCGATTCCTTATTTGATTTTTAG
- a CDS encoding uracil-DNA glycosylase, protein MTASWQQLLEQERQKDYFIQLESFLEVEYRESTIYPKREDIFNSLTFTPYDKVKIVILGQDPYHGPNQAHGLSFSVKPQVKIPPSLKNIFKELHEDLGCPIPNHGYLKSWANQGILLLNTVLTVRAGQANSHRGKGWEVFTDQVIKMLNEREEPVIFVLWGNPAQKKLALIDQKKHGIVLSTHPSPLSAHRGFLGSRPFSTINRMLANGEQPPINWCIDDFLEKE, encoded by the coding sequence ATGACCGCATCATGGCAACAATTATTAGAGCAGGAGCGCCAAAAGGATTACTTTATTCAATTAGAATCCTTCTTAGAAGTAGAGTACAGAGAATCAACTATTTATCCAAAACGCGAAGATATCTTTAATAGTTTAACGTTCACTCCCTATGACAAAGTAAAGATAGTCATTTTAGGACAGGATCCTTATCACGGTCCCAATCAAGCACACGGATTAAGTTTTTCCGTTAAGCCGCAAGTAAAAATACCACCATCTTTAAAAAATATCTTTAAAGAGCTTCATGAAGATTTAGGGTGTCCTATCCCGAATCACGGCTATTTAAAGAGCTGGGCCAATCAAGGGATCCTTCTGTTAAATACGGTTTTAACCGTTCGTGCAGGACAAGCTAATTCTCATCGTGGAAAAGGGTGGGAAGTATTTACAGACCAAGTAATAAAAATGCTGAATGAAAGAGAGGAGCCAGTTATTTTTGTATTATGGGGCAATCCTGCCCAAAAAAAGCTTGCTCTTATCGATCAAAAAAAGCACGGTATCGTCTTATCAACACACCCAAGCCCGCTTTCAGCACATCGAGGTTTTTTAGGAAGTAGACCGTTCTCTACGATTAATCGCATGCTAGCAAATGGGGAACAGCCTCCTATCAATTGGTGTATAGATGATTTTTTGGAAAAAGAATAA
- a CDS encoding DUF4230 domain-containing protein, with amino-acid sequence MVSKKEREQINRELSAGQKEQASTTMELNNRRGFRFPRFGLYKVKNRINRKIMLFLSILVVGLIVGIVGLWKVAFPKEPVVRTGAYLEQMKDLSTLATSQAFVKTILEKEDNEIFGKGIEANIPGTKRKILLVVPGTLTAGVDLSEITEEQIKINEEEKTIHILLPKAGFLQDPSISFDEVETYSVSGIFRGEVEWEEAYSLMDEAKEAMKEEAVEQGLLVKAEENAQKTLKEFYGRLGYTVEVKFTGE; translated from the coding sequence ATGGTAAGCAAAAAAGAAAGAGAACAAATTAATCGAGAGCTAAGCGCTGGACAAAAGGAACAGGCAAGTACAACAATGGAGTTAAATAACAGAAGAGGATTTCGATTTCCTCGATTTGGTTTATATAAAGTAAAGAATCGGATAAATAGAAAAATCATGCTTTTTTTAAGTATTTTAGTAGTGGGGTTGATAGTCGGAATAGTTGGGCTTTGGAAAGTTGCTTTTCCAAAAGAACCAGTAGTAAGAACAGGTGCTTATTTAGAACAGATGAAGGATTTATCAACATTAGCCACCTCGCAGGCCTTTGTAAAAACAATCTTAGAAAAAGAAGATAACGAGATTTTTGGAAAGGGAATTGAGGCAAATATTCCAGGAACGAAACGAAAAATACTATTAGTGGTACCTGGTACACTGACAGCTGGAGTAGATTTATCGGAAATAACAGAAGAGCAAATTAAAATTAATGAAGAAGAGAAAACAATTCACATTCTATTACCAAAAGCGGGCTTTCTTCAAGATCCTTCTATTAGTTTTGATGAAGTAGAAACGTATTCTGTTTCTGGCATTTTTAGAGGAGAGGTGGAATGGGAAGAAGCTTATAGCTTAATGGATGAAGCAAAGGAAGCGATGAAGGAAGAGGCTGTGGAACAAGGACTATTGGTAAAAGCAGAGGAAAATGCCCAAAAGACATTGAAAGAATTCTATGGGAGACTAGGATATACTGTTGAAGTAAAGTTCACAGGGGAATAA
- a CDS encoding general stress protein has product MYKVEIVENGVQASNIINALENQGYKKENIYIFAHDKDRSEDLTNATETGNVSMKEQGLLDSISNVFRKRGDELRSKMQSVGLTEAEAAKYEEVLDTGKLVVVGSLEQ; this is encoded by the coding sequence ATGTATAAAGTAGAAATAGTAGAAAATGGTGTACAAGCAAGCAACATTATTAACGCATTAGAAAACCAAGGGTATAAAAAGGAAAACATTTATATTTTCGCCCACGATAAGGATCGTTCAGAAGACTTAACAAATGCAACGGAAACAGGAAATGTATCCATGAAGGAACAAGGACTACTGGATTCCATCAGTAATGTTTTCCGAAAAAGAGGTGACGAATTGCGTTCAAAAATGCAATCAGTCGGATTAACAGAAGCAGAAGCCGCTAAATACGAGGAAGTTTTAGATACAGGTAAATTAGTTGTCGTTGGTTCACTTGAACAATAA
- a CDS encoding MoeB/ThiF family adenylyltransferase has translation MNQKRYSRQILFSSIGTEGQREIRTKHVLIIGVGALGSSIAEMLCRSGIGNLTIIDRDYVEKSNLQRQQLYTEQDAKERIPKAAAAERRLMEINRECSIKSIVGEATVELLEQLAKSVDIIMDATDNMEIRMIVNDIAVKHEIPWIYGACVGSSGMSYTIVPGETPCLHCLIKSMPMTGMTCDTVGIIAPTVQLVVSHQVTEALKILVGDKASLRGTFLTFDLWKNEHHNIKVNRVKREDCPTCGENPTYPFLKKENQTKTAVLCGRETVQIRPSNPKDIPFQQLEESLQKKGYTVRQNQFLLSVQLEANRVVLFKDGRALIHETNDVVYAKTLYDQLLG, from the coding sequence ATGAATCAGAAGAGATATTCACGCCAGATACTATTTTCTTCTATTGGAACAGAGGGGCAGAGAGAAATTAGGACGAAACATGTGCTAATTATTGGTGTTGGTGCGTTAGGATCGTCCATTGCAGAGATGTTATGTAGAAGTGGCATTGGGAATCTTACTATTATAGACAGAGATTATGTGGAGAAAAGCAATCTTCAGCGACAACAATTGTATACAGAACAGGATGCAAAAGAGCGGATACCAAAAGCTGCTGCTGCAGAAAGAAGATTAATGGAGATTAATAGAGAATGCAGCATTAAGAGTATTGTTGGGGAAGCAACGGTAGAGCTATTGGAGCAGTTAGCGAAGAGCGTTGATATAATAATGGATGCAACTGACAATATGGAAATAAGAATGATTGTAAATGATATAGCGGTGAAGCATGAAATACCTTGGATTTATGGAGCTTGTGTAGGGAGTTCTGGAATGAGCTACACGATTGTACCAGGAGAGACACCGTGTTTACATTGCCTAATAAAATCTATGCCGATGACCGGTATGACATGTGATACTGTAGGGATTATCGCTCCGACTGTTCAATTAGTAGTTTCCCATCAAGTGACCGAAGCGTTAAAAATATTAGTCGGAGATAAAGCTTCCTTACGAGGAACATTTTTAACCTTTGATTTATGGAAAAATGAACACCATAATATTAAAGTTAATCGCGTGAAAAGGGAGGACTGTCCAACTTGCGGAGAAAATCCGACTTATCCTTTTTTGAAAAAAGAAAACCAGACAAAGACAGCTGTTTTATGTGGAAGAGAAACGGTTCAGATTCGTCCTTCTAATCCAAAGGATATCCCATTTCAGCAACTAGAAGAAAGTCTTCAGAAGAAAGGATATACAGTGAGGCAAAATCAATTTCTCCTCAGTGTTCAATTAGAGGCGAACAGAGTAGTGTTATTTAAAGATGGCAGAGCGTTGATACATGAGACAAATGATGTAGTATATGCTAAAACTCTTTATGACCAATTATTAGGATAG
- the moaD gene encoding molybdopterin converting factor subunit 1: protein MITLLFFAGVKETIGSETLTLKGKQQTIAQIKEYLLNTYPSLSLQGVMVAVNEEFALDEDIVKENDTVAFIPPVSGG, encoded by the coding sequence TTGATTACATTGCTTTTTTTTGCGGGTGTGAAAGAAACAATAGGAAGCGAGACGTTAACATTGAAAGGGAAACAACAGACAATAGCGCAAATTAAGGAGTACTTACTAAATACATATCCATCTTTATCCCTTCAAGGAGTAATGGTAGCGGTTAATGAGGAATTTGCACTGGATGAGGATATTGTGAAGGAGAACGATACAGTAGCTTTTATTCCCCCTGTTAGTGGAGGATGA
- a CDS encoding molybdenum cofactor biosynthesis protein MoaE: protein MRFEIIDQPINIQNVIDKVIRRNAGAVTTFIGTVREITAGKKTLFLTYEAYTPMATKKLAQIGEEVKRKWGDIDIAITHRIGKLEISDVAVVIAVSTPHRKDAYEANQYAIERIKEIVPVWKKEHWENGEEWIGNQKGTKMYPNGKPGEEELH, encoded by the coding sequence ATGAGGTTTGAAATAATAGATCAGCCGATTAATATACAAAATGTTATTGATAAAGTAATAAGAAGAAATGCGGGTGCTGTTACTACGTTTATTGGGACAGTGAGGGAAATAACAGCAGGGAAAAAAACACTATTTTTAACATATGAAGCTTATACTCCAATGGCAACAAAAAAACTTGCGCAAATAGGCGAAGAGGTTAAGCGGAAATGGGGAGATATCGATATTGCTATTACTCATCGAATTGGCAAGCTAGAAATTAGTGATGTCGCAGTAGTTATCGCTGTTTCCACTCCGCATCGAAAGGATGCTTATGAGGCAAATCAATATGCAATCGAAAGAATAAAAGAAATTGTACCTGTTTGGAAAAAAGAGCATTGGGAAAATGGAGAAGAGTGGATCGGCAATCAAAAGGGGACTAAAATGTATCCCAATGGTAAGCCAGGTGAGGAGGAATTACATTGA
- the pdxK gene encoding pyridoxine/pyridoxal/pyridoxamine kinase translates to MTMKKVLTLAGSDTSGGAGIQADLKTFQELGVYGMTALTTIVTMDPKNHWHHNVFPQDINTVNAQLETVLSVGIDAMKTGMLGSVEIIEAAAKLIDENNIKNVVIDPVMICKGEDEVLHPETADALRELLVPRATVVTPNLFEAWQLAQTDEPIKTIEDLKEAAVKIHALGPKYVLIKGGSKLGHEKAIDLLYDGKEFTILESELIDTTYTHGAGCTNSAAITAELAKGATVKDAVQTAKDFITAAIRNGFKLNEYVGPTMHGAYRNEKEKLRIK, encoded by the coding sequence ATAACAATGAAGAAAGTATTAACTTTAGCAGGATCTGACACTAGTGGTGGTGCAGGTATTCAAGCAGACTTAAAAACATTTCAAGAACTAGGCGTTTATGGAATGACCGCTTTAACGACAATCGTAACAATGGATCCAAAAAATCATTGGCATCATAATGTTTTTCCACAGGATATAAACACAGTAAACGCTCAATTGGAAACTGTTCTATCTGTAGGTATTGATGCAATGAAAACCGGAATGCTTGGTTCTGTTGAAATTATTGAAGCAGCAGCAAAACTAATTGATGAGAACAATATTAAAAATGTTGTTATTGATCCTGTCATGATCTGTAAAGGAGAAGATGAAGTCCTTCACCCAGAAACAGCTGATGCTCTTCGCGAATTGCTTGTTCCAAGAGCAACGGTAGTGACTCCTAATCTATTTGAAGCTTGGCAGCTTGCACAAACAGATGAGCCTATTAAAACAATAGAAGATTTAAAAGAGGCAGCAGTAAAAATTCACGCACTTGGACCAAAATATGTTCTCATTAAAGGTGGCAGCAAATTAGGACATGAAAAAGCAATCGATCTTCTATATGATGGAAAAGAATTTACGATTTTAGAGAGTGAACTAATTGATACAACCTATACACATGGAGCAGGCTGCACAAACTCTGCTGCGATTACAGCTGAATTAGCAAAAGGTGCAACAGTAAAAGATGCTGTTCAAACAGCTAAAGACTTTATTACTGCCGCTATTCGCAATGGCTTTAAGTTAAATGAGTATGTTGGCCCAACTATGCACGGAGCATATCGTAACGAAAAAGAGAAGCTTCGTATTAAGTAA
- a CDS encoding YojF family protein, giving the protein MEFVQIEKVQKEIERLSEKEIYIHLETTNGAYATHNDETFFNSGAYIRNAQLSYEYGKITGNGPYRVGLKTGIGWVYAEGVTHYEVDEKNRLLLAGLDFTGKLAVALQISETPFE; this is encoded by the coding sequence TTGGAGTTTGTACAAATCGAGAAAGTCCAAAAAGAAATCGAGCGTTTGAGTGAAAAAGAAATATATATTCACTTAGAAACGACTAATGGCGCCTATGCTACACATAATGACGAAACCTTCTTTAACTCCGGCGCCTATATCCGCAATGCACAGCTTTCCTATGAATATGGCAAGATCACAGGAAACGGTCCCTATCGAGTTGGCTTAAAAACGGGAATTGGCTGGGTTTATGCAGAAGGTGTTACTCATTATGAAGTGGATGAAAAAAATAGATTATTATTAGCAGGATTAGATTTCACAGGAAAATTGGCAGTTGCCTTACAAATAAGTGAAACACCATTTGAATGA
- the bshB2 gene encoding bacillithiol biosynthesis deacetylase BshB2 — protein sequence MENERQVLVIFPHPDDEAFGVSGTISKFIHEGVPVTYACLTLGQMGRNLGNPPFATRESLPEIRKNELQEAARAMGLEDLRMLGYRDKTIEFLKEEVLVDEFTALLDELDPSLVITFYPGYSVHPDHDATGAAVVKAIEKRDAANRPKLYCVAFSKNCEEDLGQPDIEIDVQNFAEQKIATIAAHLSQTQQYAATLQEGLNNQEPDVLTRLYTERYWTFELLGT from the coding sequence ATGGAAAATGAAAGACAAGTATTAGTTATTTTCCCCCATCCCGACGATGAAGCATTTGGTGTATCTGGTACCATTTCTAAATTTATACACGAAGGAGTCCCGGTCACATATGCTTGCTTAACACTTGGCCAAATGGGACGAAATTTAGGAAACCCACCATTTGCAACAAGAGAATCCTTACCAGAAATTCGCAAAAACGAATTACAGGAAGCTGCAAGAGCAATGGGATTAGAAGATCTCCGTATGTTAGGCTATCGTGATAAAACGATTGAATTCCTAAAGGAGGAAGTACTAGTTGATGAATTTACTGCATTACTAGATGAACTAGATCCGTCTCTAGTTATTACTTTCTATCCAGGATATTCTGTTCACCCAGATCATGACGCGACAGGAGCAGCCGTTGTAAAAGCTATTGAAAAAAGAGATGCTGCTAATAGACCCAAACTTTATTGTGTAGCATTCTCGAAAAATTGTGAAGAAGATCTTGGACAGCCGGATATAGAAATCGATGTTCAAAATTTTGCAGAGCAAAAAATAGCAACAATTGCAGCCCATCTTTCTCAAACGCAACAATATGCAGCTACTCTTCAAGAGGGGTTAAATAATCAGGAACCAGATGTGCTAACTAGATTATATACAGAGCGATATTGGACATTTGAACTACTCGGCACTTAA
- a CDS encoding SRPBCC family protein: MADFNASVIICEPIDEVFAYFADMTNAPEYMSKVASTEKQTDEPIGVGTKYKEIRNVRGNKVYAEIEYLTYEKNVGFMRRSSSNGLIVDYAYRFSEIPEGTQVEFEGTVHVKGLKMLLMRKFLVKMVKSEDNDHVQNAKEVLEGRVENL; encoded by the coding sequence ATGGCTGATTTTAATGCGAGTGTTATTATTTGTGAGCCCATTGACGAAGTTTTTGCCTATTTTGCAGATATGACAAATGCTCCAGAATATATGAGTAAAGTGGCATCAACAGAAAAACAGACAGATGAGCCGATAGGGGTCGGCACAAAATATAAAGAGATAAGAAATGTTCGTGGAAATAAAGTATATGCTGAAATAGAATACCTTACCTATGAAAAAAATGTGGGATTTATGCGGAGAAGCAGTTCAAACGGATTAATAGTTGACTATGCTTACCGTTTTTCAGAGATACCTGAAGGCACACAAGTGGAGTTTGAAGGAACAGTGCATGTTAAGGGACTTAAAATGTTACTGATGAGAAAGTTCCTCGTGAAAATGGTGAAATCAGAAGACAACGATCATGTGCAAAATGCAAAAGAAGTGTTAGAAGGAAGAGTAGAAAATTTATAG
- a CDS encoding ABC transporter ATP-binding protein, producing the protein MIAPPIVSVKNLSKSFGKKQILNQIDLQVYPGEILGLLGPSGAGKTTLVKEIIGLDLPDSGSIHVLNEKMPNLKTMEKIGYMAQADALYQDLTAKENLDFFARLYGLKGTEKKSRIEDTASLVELSEHLSKPVSQYSGGMKRRLSICIALLNNPKLLILDEPTVGIDPILRKAIWQTFNHLKENDTSIIVTTHVMDEAEKCDRLGMIRNGQLIAIDTPKNLMNSCNAQTMEEAFLYYGGLANEN; encoded by the coding sequence ATGATCGCTCCACCCATTGTTTCTGTTAAGAATCTTTCCAAATCATTTGGAAAGAAACAGATTTTAAATCAAATTGACTTACAAGTTTATCCTGGTGAGATCTTAGGATTACTAGGTCCGTCTGGGGCGGGAAAAACAACACTTGTAAAAGAAATTATTGGATTAGATCTACCTGATAGTGGTTCTATTCACGTATTGAATGAAAAAATGCCTAACCTGAAGACAATGGAAAAAATCGGTTATATGGCACAAGCAGATGCGCTATATCAAGATTTAACCGCTAAAGAGAATCTCGATTTCTTCGCTAGATTATATGGATTAAAAGGAACAGAGAAGAAAAGCAGAATAGAAGATACTGCTTCTTTAGTAGAATTATCAGAGCATCTTTCTAAGCCTGTGTCCCAGTATTCAGGGGGAATGAAAAGAAGATTATCTATTTGTATTGCGCTGTTAAATAATCCAAAACTACTAATCTTAGATGAACCTACAGTGGGGATTGATCCTATCCTCCGAAAAGCTATTTGGCAAACTTTTAACCATCTGAAAGAAAATGACACCTCTATCATTGTCACTACCCATGTAATGGATGAAGCAGAGAAATGCGATCGTCTGGGAATGATAAGAAATGGTCAGCTCATTGCTATTGATACTCCGAAAAACTTAATGAATAGCTGTAATGCCCAGACGATGGAGGAAGCATTCTTATATTATGGAGGTTTAGCAAATGAGAATTAA